The following are encoded in a window of Aromatoleum petrolei genomic DNA:
- a CDS encoding acyl-CoA dehydrogenase family protein, whose product MAWEFCTDPDFQKKLDWMKTFVKEEIEPLEVLWPELHHAKPSPWLRPVIDPLKARVKEMGLWATHLGPELGGKGFGQVKLALMNEILGAYNWAPTIFGVQGPDTGNAEVLAHYGTEEQKAKYLQPLLEGELFSTFSMTEPQAGADPSYLKTRAVRDGDEWVINGEKFFASNASNAAFIVLLAITDPDVKVTKGASMFLVPTDTPGFEILRQTCVMGGEHDMDTEACTHPHVRFDNVRVPAENLIGAPGEGFLIAQTRLSGGRIHHAMRTIAICQRALDMMCERALSRSSFGSLISEKQTVQQAIADSYAEIQQFRLYVLYTAWQIDQAKEYNSNIRRDIALCKTFAYKLHRDVVERAVHIHGALGCSNEMPLGRMWMEAPTQGVMDGPYEVHQATASRIILRDYRPSPGLWPTEWLPGKVEEASKKHAKALAEQAEYERIHGRKR is encoded by the coding sequence ATGGCATGGGAATTTTGTACCGACCCGGACTTCCAGAAGAAGCTCGACTGGATGAAGACTTTTGTTAAGGAGGAGATCGAACCTCTGGAGGTGTTGTGGCCCGAGCTGCACCACGCGAAGCCGTCACCCTGGTTGCGTCCTGTGATCGACCCCCTCAAGGCGCGGGTGAAGGAGATGGGGCTGTGGGCTACCCACCTGGGGCCAGAGCTGGGCGGCAAGGGCTTCGGCCAGGTCAAGCTGGCGCTGATGAACGAGATCCTGGGGGCCTACAATTGGGCGCCCACCATTTTCGGTGTGCAGGGCCCCGACACCGGCAATGCCGAAGTGCTGGCCCATTACGGCACCGAAGAGCAGAAGGCCAAGTACCTCCAGCCCTTGTTGGAAGGCGAGCTCTTTTCCACCTTTTCCATGACAGAACCGCAGGCCGGGGCTGATCCCTCGTATCTCAAGACGCGAGCCGTCCGGGATGGTGATGAATGGGTCATCAACGGAGAGAAGTTCTTCGCCTCCAATGCCAGCAATGCCGCTTTCATCGTCTTGCTCGCGATCACCGACCCCGACGTCAAGGTGACTAAAGGGGCCTCAATGTTCCTGGTCCCGACCGACACGCCGGGATTCGAGATCCTGCGTCAGACCTGCGTCATGGGCGGTGAGCACGACATGGATACAGAGGCGTGCACCCATCCCCATGTGCGCTTCGACAACGTCCGAGTGCCAGCCGAAAACTTGATCGGCGCACCGGGTGAAGGCTTCCTGATCGCGCAGACCCGGCTCTCCGGCGGCCGTATCCACCATGCCATGCGCACCATCGCCATCTGCCAGCGCGCTCTGGATATGATGTGCGAGCGCGCACTGTCCCGCAGCTCCTTCGGCAGCCTGATCAGCGAGAAGCAGACAGTGCAGCAGGCGATCGCCGACTCCTACGCTGAGATCCAGCAGTTTCGCCTTTACGTGCTCTACACGGCATGGCAGATTGACCAGGCCAAGGAATACAACTCGAACATTCGCCGCGATATCGCCCTCTGCAAGACCTTCGCCTATAAGCTTCACCGGGACGTTGTGGAGCGTGCAGTGCATATTCACGGCGCCTTGGGCTGCTCCAATGAGATGCCCCTCGGCCGTATGTGGATGGAAGCGCCCACGCAGGGTGTCATGGACGGACCTTACGAAGTACACCAGGCAACGGCGAGCCGTATCATTCTGCGAGACTATCGTCCATCTCCCGGCCTTTGGCCGACGGAGTGGCTCCCCGGAAAGGTGGAAGAGGCCAGCAAGAAACACGCGAAAGCGCTGGCGGAACAGGCTGAGTACGAACGGATTCACGGGAGGAAGCGATGA
- a CDS encoding AMP-binding protein yields the protein MVEGDVCYTYEQFDVRVNRLANLLRAKGMRKGERLLWMGQNSHRLLECLLAAAKLGAICCPANWRMSESEMAAVIEDFAPHVIIWQEAEVGDTVRAARGKVKDEHCWIQHDSDGPDSYEALLAIQSDRDDEERIEPELPVLAVYTAAFGGRPSAALITHSAVMYQNLIIGRVQGVDESSVNLNSGPMCHIATLMTTLAVFHHGGCNAFIARMNAEDVLKCIEKERVTHAFLPPPTIEQIRAINAEGKYDVSSCWATADAQEYNGNPMVAPASSPWGRNFGGYGQTEVMGMFSMRAFGGSTMAGRPISMVQVRIVDETGQDVPPGETGEIVVRGALVMSGYFDRDRPGEENETRSRDGWHHTNDLGKREEDGSLVFVGPKTTIIKSAAENVYPAEVENCLRTHPAVADVCVIGVPDPKWEQSVKAVVVLRSDASATPEELIEHCKARIASYKKPRFVDFADALPKAGFVVDRKAVDAAFGGGGYPKAH from the coding sequence TTGGTAGAAGGCGACGTCTGCTATACGTACGAACAGTTCGACGTCCGGGTCAATCGCCTGGCCAACCTCTTGCGTGCCAAGGGCATGCGAAAAGGAGAGCGCCTGCTCTGGATGGGCCAGAACTCCCATCGGCTGCTGGAATGCTTGCTGGCTGCCGCCAAGCTCGGCGCCATCTGCTGCCCCGCCAACTGGCGCATGAGTGAAAGCGAGATGGCTGCGGTGATAGAGGACTTCGCACCTCACGTCATCATCTGGCAAGAGGCGGAAGTGGGCGATACCGTGCGAGCCGCGCGCGGCAAGGTTAAGGACGAGCACTGCTGGATACAGCATGACAGTGACGGCCCCGACAGCTACGAAGCTCTGCTGGCTATCCAATCTGACCGGGACGACGAGGAGCGCATAGAGCCGGAATTGCCGGTCCTGGCCGTCTACACGGCCGCTTTCGGCGGCCGGCCCAGCGCCGCCCTGATCACCCACTCAGCAGTCATGTACCAGAACTTGATCATCGGGCGGGTGCAGGGTGTGGACGAGAGCAGCGTGAATCTCAACTCCGGCCCCATGTGTCATATAGCCACCCTGATGACGACCCTGGCCGTGTTCCACCACGGTGGCTGCAATGCGTTCATCGCGCGCATGAACGCCGAAGACGTGCTGAAGTGCATCGAAAAAGAGCGGGTTACCCACGCCTTCCTCCCGCCTCCCACCATCGAACAGATCCGCGCCATCAACGCCGAAGGCAAGTACGACGTGAGCAGCTGCTGGGCCACCGCTGACGCCCAGGAGTACAACGGCAATCCCATGGTGGCCCCCGCCTCCAGCCCCTGGGGCCGGAATTTCGGCGGCTATGGCCAGACCGAGGTGATGGGCATGTTCTCGATGCGCGCTTTCGGCGGCAGCACGATGGCGGGGCGCCCCATCTCCATGGTTCAGGTACGCATCGTAGATGAGACCGGGCAGGATGTGCCCCCCGGCGAGACCGGCGAGATCGTGGTGCGCGGGGCCTTGGTGATGTCGGGCTACTTCGATCGGGACCGACCCGGCGAGGAGAACGAGACGCGCAGCCGCGACGGTTGGCACCACACCAACGATCTGGGCAAGCGAGAGGAAGATGGCTCCTTGGTCTTCGTAGGACCGAAAACCACCATCATCAAGTCGGCTGCGGAAAACGTCTACCCGGCTGAAGTGGAGAACTGTCTACGCACGCATCCTGCGGTGGCCGATGTCTGCGTCATCGGGGTGCCCGATCCCAAGTGGGAGCAGAGCGTCAAAGCCGTGGTGGTGCTGCGCTCTGACGCCAGCGCCACACCGGAAGAGTTGATCGAGCACTGCAAGGCCCGCATCGCTAGCTACAAAAAACCGCGCTTCGTCGACTTTGCCGATGCCCTACCCAAAGCAGGGTTCGTCGTCGATCGCAAGGCCGTGGATGCGGCCTTCGGCGGCGGCGGTTACCCGAAGGCCCATTAG
- a CDS encoding phenylacetate--CoA ligase family protein, whose protein sequence is MNAGSNRELWDPARQAMSAEELAAVQRTALEKMWRRIWEQPIPFYKKKFEAAGLNAEEMPPLDEIPRTIKDELRADDAANPPWGTWRGVALEQATSVTASAGTTGKPMMYLRTFKDADKMWSAITRYWWRMGLRPYGRMTHSWPGGVYSGAGGHVNGLRPLPAMEIPVGPPISVDVAAEHLMIWQALKPTAYMTTGSQLHIYEEAAKKIGIDLGELFRGASMAIIEASCQFEGPRKRFEERYNVRIFNTSGSSEIPAGAVSDCRFHTGFHTLPDLAIAQVCDPVTGKEVPEGGRGHLVWTSLDTDAFWLRYDVEDIVERVPGSCPCGEIGLRYRLLGRKSDIFQAGDRMLFPLDVQLALDPHGAPEFVMIKSDKQDGVMRLRIECEGSPNSLVQILEKELGVKVEIEPVAVGSLPRSAFKPKRT, encoded by the coding sequence ATGAACGCAGGTAGCAATCGAGAACTCTGGGATCCTGCCAGACAAGCGATGTCCGCTGAAGAGCTGGCCGCTGTACAGAGAACCGCTCTCGAAAAAATGTGGCGGCGCATCTGGGAACAACCGATTCCCTTCTACAAGAAGAAGTTCGAGGCGGCTGGCCTGAATGCAGAGGAAATGCCGCCCCTGGACGAGATCCCGCGCACTATCAAAGACGAACTGCGCGCCGACGATGCGGCCAACCCGCCGTGGGGCACTTGGCGCGGCGTGGCTCTCGAGCAGGCCACGTCAGTAACGGCTTCCGCTGGCACGACGGGGAAGCCCATGATGTACCTGCGCACCTTCAAAGACGCCGACAAGATGTGGTCCGCAATTACGCGGTACTGGTGGCGTATGGGGTTGCGTCCCTATGGCCGCATGACCCATAGCTGGCCGGGAGGAGTCTATAGCGGAGCAGGGGGGCACGTGAACGGCCTGCGACCGCTCCCCGCCATGGAGATTCCAGTTGGTCCGCCCATATCCGTGGACGTGGCCGCTGAACATCTGATGATCTGGCAGGCCCTCAAGCCGACTGCCTATATGACTACTGGATCGCAGCTGCACATTTACGAAGAGGCCGCCAAAAAGATCGGAATCGATCTAGGTGAACTTTTCCGCGGTGCATCCATGGCTATCATCGAGGCGAGTTGCCAGTTCGAGGGCCCGCGCAAGCGTTTCGAAGAACGCTACAACGTCCGCATCTTCAACACCAGCGGCTCCTCGGAAATCCCGGCCGGCGCTGTAAGCGACTGCCGCTTCCATACCGGCTTCCATACCCTCCCCGATCTGGCCATCGCGCAGGTGTGCGACCCGGTCACCGGCAAGGAGGTTCCGGAAGGCGGACGCGGTCACTTGGTATGGACCAGTCTGGATACCGACGCATTCTGGCTGCGCTACGACGTCGAAGACATCGTCGAGCGCGTTCCGGGCTCCTGCCCCTGCGGGGAGATCGGGTTGCGCTACCGTTTGCTTGGGCGCAAGTCCGACATCTTCCAAGCGGGCGACCGCATGCTGTTCCCCCTGGACGTGCAGTTGGCACTCGATCCGCACGGGGCGCCTGAATTCGTGATGATCAAGTCCGACAAGCAGGACGGAGTCATGCGTCTGCGAATCGAGTGCGAGGGGTCGCCGAATTCCCTGGTCCAGATCCTGGAGAAGGAGTTGGGCGTCAAGGTGGAAATCGAGCCCGTGGCGGTCGGCTCCCTACCCCGCTCCGCCTTCAAACCCAAGCGGACTTGA
- a CDS encoding phosphotransferase family protein yields the protein MHLNIEDLMIRANRAVRDWIPEASITAVEPLRGGASSLTYLATVRGGPASDENIVLKVAPPGVKPVGNRDVLRQARLLAALEGTPGLAVPRVLFADAGAPVEVPPFFAMSFVAGDSFEPHIDVPDNPNPPGMPPAVEIEGRARSAARMLAALHGVPLQAKGLGDEPEIALSAEVERWVKLFATVDEDLKPGSVEVGNALIASLPAPVPSCLTHGDYRLGNTLCRGNEVVAVIDWEIWSRGDPRVDLAWFLLTADPKVHPSAVRDAPGMPRPDVLLGEYEAATDRRVRDLGWFQALVLFKLASISAQIAKHKRRGGDPTGEGARAAQEIPTMLERARAQLAN from the coding sequence GTGCATCTGAACATTGAGGATTTGATGATCCGCGCCAACCGGGCTGTCCGGGACTGGATACCGGAGGCGAGCATCACGGCCGTGGAACCCCTTCGGGGGGGGGCATCCAGCCTGACCTACCTGGCGACAGTTCGGGGCGGCCCGGCGAGCGATGAGAATATTGTACTGAAGGTGGCGCCGCCCGGCGTCAAGCCGGTGGGGAACCGGGATGTGCTGCGTCAGGCCCGGCTGCTCGCTGCTTTGGAAGGAACGCCAGGTCTGGCGGTACCCCGAGTGTTGTTCGCCGACGCCGGTGCGCCGGTCGAAGTGCCGCCTTTCTTCGCCATGAGCTTCGTGGCTGGGGATTCCTTCGAACCTCATATCGACGTTCCCGATAACCCCAATCCCCCCGGCATGCCCCCGGCGGTCGAGATCGAGGGGCGCGCCCGCTCGGCTGCTCGCATGCTGGCAGCGCTCCACGGCGTACCCCTCCAGGCCAAGGGCCTGGGGGACGAGCCGGAAATCGCGTTGTCAGCTGAAGTGGAGCGCTGGGTCAAGCTATTCGCGACAGTGGACGAGGACCTCAAGCCCGGTTCAGTGGAGGTCGGTAACGCCCTCATAGCCTCCCTGCCGGCACCCGTGCCCTCCTGCCTCACTCACGGCGACTACCGCCTGGGCAACACGTTGTGCAGGGGAAACGAGGTCGTGGCGGTTATCGATTGGGAGATCTGGTCACGCGGAGACCCACGGGTCGACCTCGCCTGGTTCCTGCTCACCGCCGATCCTAAAGTGCATCCCTCAGCGGTACGGGACGCGCCGGGCATGCCCCGGCCGGATGTCCTGCTCGGCGAGTACGAGGCCGCAACCGACCGGCGAGTGAGGGATCTAGGCTGGTTCCAGGCCTTGGTGCTGTTCAAGCTGGCGTCGATCAGCGCCCAAATCGCAAAGCACAAGCGGCGGGGTGGTGACCCGACCGGCGAGGGAGCGCGAGCGGCACAAGAGATACCGACCATGCTGGAGCGCGCGCGCGCACAGCTGGCTAACTAG
- a CDS encoding acyl-CoA dehydrogenase family protein, with protein sequence MNFDLSDEQRMLKDSVDRLIAEQYDFESRKTYAAQPDGWSRKRWAQFAEMGLLALPFSEEDGGFGGGPVETMLVMEAFGRGLVLEPYLSTVVVCGNLLRLGASAAQRADLIPSISDGGLLMAFAHGETQSRFDLADVATTARKEGDGWLLNGAKRHVLHGDSADWLIVSARVSGDRRDRDGIALFLVDAKAVGVARRSYTVQNGWRAADVDLCNVRVPSTALIGTTAEALPLIERVVDIALTAICTEAVGAMEKATEITVEYLKVRKQFGVTIGSFQALQHRAVDMLVAVEQARSMAMFATMMADEKDAVERSRSISAAKVQIGKSARFVGTQAIQLHGGIGVTEECNVGHYYRHLTVLEILFGDTHHHLSALALAGGLPSAA encoded by the coding sequence ATGAACTTCGATCTTTCCGACGAACAGCGGATGCTCAAGGATAGCGTCGACCGCCTGATCGCCGAGCAGTACGACTTCGAGTCGCGCAAGACCTATGCGGCGCAGCCCGACGGCTGGAGCCGCAAGCGGTGGGCCCAATTCGCCGAGATGGGCTTGCTCGCCCTGCCCTTCAGCGAGGAAGACGGCGGCTTCGGCGGCGGCCCCGTCGAGACCATGTTGGTGATGGAAGCGTTCGGTCGCGGCCTCGTGCTGGAGCCTTACCTGTCGACCGTCGTGGTCTGCGGCAATCTGCTGCGCCTGGGCGCCTCCGCGGCCCAGCGTGCGGACCTGATTCCGTCGATTTCCGATGGCGGCCTGCTCATGGCCTTCGCCCACGGCGAGACACAGTCGCGTTTCGACCTCGCGGACGTGGCCACCACCGCCCGGAAAGAAGGGGACGGCTGGCTGCTCAACGGAGCGAAGCGCCACGTGCTGCATGGTGACAGCGCCGACTGGCTGATCGTATCCGCGCGGGTTTCCGGCGATCGACGAGACCGTGACGGGATTGCCCTGTTCCTTGTGGACGCGAAGGCTGTCGGCGTCGCGCGCCGCAGCTACACGGTGCAAAACGGCTGGCGAGCGGCCGATGTCGACCTGTGCAATGTCCGTGTTCCTTCCACTGCACTGATCGGCACCACCGCCGAGGCCCTGCCCCTCATCGAGCGGGTCGTGGACATCGCGCTGACCGCGATCTGCACCGAGGCGGTGGGCGCGATGGAGAAAGCTACCGAGATTACGGTCGAGTACCTCAAGGTGCGCAAGCAGTTCGGCGTCACCATCGGTTCCTTCCAGGCGCTCCAGCACCGTGCCGTCGACATGCTAGTGGCGGTGGAGCAGGCGCGAAGCATGGCGATGTTCGCCACCATGATGGCCGACGAAAAGGATGCGGTTGAACGCTCGAGGTCGATCTCCGCTGCCAAGGTGCAGATCGGCAAATCGGCGAGATTCGTAGGCACTCAGGCGATCCAGCTCCACGGGGGCATCGGGGTGACGGAGGAGTGCAACGTCGGACACTACTACCGCCACCTGACCGTGCTGGAAATCCTGTTCGGCGACACCCACCATCACCTCTCCGCACTCGCCCTGGCCGGCGGACTGCCGAGTGCCGCGTGA
- a CDS encoding SDR family NAD(P)-dependent oxidoreductase, which translates to MTAAAKLFDLTGKVALITGGSRGLGRAMSLAFAAAGADVVVTSRNLESCQAVCAEIEGMGRQALPYACHAGHWDELEGLVEAAYARFGKVDILVNNAGKSPLFPGLSDVTEAMWESVFSVNLKGPFRLSVLVGNRMKQGAGGSIINISSIGSERPEPFIAPYSAAKVGLNAITKALALDLGPKVRVNCILPGGFLTDIAKAWDMDKLNEAAKTFALQRFGQPDEIVGTALYFASDASSFTTGALLRVDGGVLP; encoded by the coding sequence ATGACAGCCGCCGCCAAGCTTTTTGATTTGACCGGAAAGGTTGCGCTGATTACTGGCGGTAGCCGGGGGCTGGGTCGGGCCATGTCCCTGGCCTTCGCTGCAGCCGGCGCCGATGTGGTGGTCACCAGCCGCAACCTTGAGAGCTGCCAGGCGGTTTGCGCCGAGATCGAAGGCATGGGCCGCCAGGCCCTGCCCTACGCCTGCCATGCAGGTCATTGGGACGAGCTGGAGGGTTTGGTAGAGGCGGCCTATGCGCGCTTCGGCAAGGTCGACATCCTGGTTAACAATGCCGGCAAGTCGCCTCTGTTCCCTGGTCTCTCCGATGTGACCGAGGCCATGTGGGAGAGCGTTTTCTCGGTGAACCTGAAGGGGCCGTTCCGCTTATCGGTATTGGTGGGCAATCGCATGAAGCAGGGCGCGGGCGGCTCCATCATCAATATTTCCAGCATCGGTTCGGAGCGCCCCGAGCCCTTCATTGCCCCCTACTCCGCCGCCAAAGTGGGCTTGAACGCGATAACCAAGGCGCTAGCGCTGGACCTGGGCCCTAAGGTGCGGGTGAACTGCATTCTGCCGGGCGGTTTCCTCACGGACATCGCCAAGGCCTGGGACATGGACAAGCTGAACGAGGCGGCAAAAACCTTTGCGCTGCAGCGTTTCGGCCAACCAGACGAGATTGTTGGCACGGCGCTCTATTTCGCTAGCGATGCATCGAGCTTCACCACCGGCGCGCTGCTGCGCGTCGATGGTGGTGTTCTTCCTTGA
- a CDS encoding phosphotransferase family protein — protein MDTKMESTLDGLVDVPRLRCWLDEHLAELGDGPLTCTLLSGGSSNAVFRISRGGESVVLRRPPKVPRPDSNRIIEREARMLKALTGSDVPHPHFHAYCADDTVIGAPFYLMAMVDGWLGYDENRFDPAPFNVPQHRRQKAFALVEGIARLAKVDYRAVGLKDFGRPEGFLERQVDRWASLLASYRESENYPGREIPGLKYAADWLRANTPAMSPAGIIHGDYSFANALFQHQPPVRLAAMIDWELTTVGDPLLDLGWVLYAFRGRDESTPPAGYFDPDGYPYREELAEYYAERTGRDIGNLTYYMVLAQYKLACILERHYARMLNGRQTRHLGEVMGKLVLRLGAKAGEMAKAAG, from the coding sequence ATGGACACGAAGATGGAATCTACTCTCGACGGCCTAGTGGATGTACCGCGTTTGCGGTGCTGGCTTGATGAGCATTTGGCGGAATTAGGCGACGGCCCGCTCACTTGTACACTACTGAGCGGTGGCAGCAGCAATGCAGTGTTTCGCATCAGTCGCGGAGGCGAGTCGGTGGTCCTGCGCCGCCCGCCCAAGGTGCCGCGCCCAGACAGCAACCGCATCATCGAGCGTGAGGCGCGTATGCTCAAGGCGCTGACCGGAAGCGACGTGCCGCATCCGCATTTTCATGCCTACTGTGCCGACGATACGGTGATCGGCGCACCGTTTTATCTGATGGCGATGGTGGATGGCTGGCTTGGGTACGACGAGAACCGGTTCGACCCTGCGCCGTTCAATGTGCCCCAACATCGCCGGCAGAAGGCATTTGCCCTGGTGGAGGGCATCGCGCGCCTGGCAAAAGTCGATTATCGTGCCGTCGGCCTCAAAGATTTCGGTCGTCCCGAGGGTTTCCTCGAACGGCAGGTGGACCGCTGGGCCAGTCTGCTCGCCTCTTACCGCGAGAGCGAGAATTATCCAGGACGCGAGATCCCCGGGCTGAAATACGCCGCCGACTGGCTACGCGCCAATACGCCCGCCATGTCGCCTGCTGGAATCATCCATGGCGATTACAGCTTCGCCAACGCGCTGTTCCAGCATCAGCCGCCGGTACGCTTGGCGGCGATGATCGATTGGGAACTCACGACAGTGGGCGATCCGCTGCTCGATCTGGGCTGGGTGCTCTACGCGTTCCGTGGTCGCGACGAATCGACTCCGCCTGCAGGCTATTTCGATCCCGACGGTTATCCCTATCGAGAAGAGCTCGCCGAATACTATGCTGAGCGCACCGGGCGCGACATCGGCAATCTCACCTATTACATGGTGCTCGCGCAGTACAAGCTGGCTTGCATTCTCGAACGCCATTACGCCCGCATGCTCAATGGCCGGCAAACCAGGCATTTAGGCGAGGTCATGGGGAAGTTGGTGTTGCGTCTGGGAGCGAAAGCGGGGGAAATGGCAAAGGCGGCGGGATGA
- a CDS encoding SDR family NAD(P)-dependent oxidoreductase, with translation MNFEGKNAIVTGGAQGLGFECARRLAAAGARVVIADLNREAGEQAVAQLHHQGAQALALVCDVANAEAVNAMVTETVAAWGGIDVLINNAGVHCSENFLDTSEQEIDRLYRINVKGTFLPSQHVARHMVQTGRRGRIVNISSIQAVLATFHTAYGMSKAAVGGLTRSMAISLAPHGIRVNAVGAGPMRTPMMAAGLAANPALEQVMLNRTPLGRFADPSEMASVACFLASDDASFMTGQTVYVDGGRLAQNFAVPVSQPTHESH, from the coding sequence ATGAATTTCGAGGGAAAGAACGCTATTGTCACTGGCGGCGCCCAAGGGCTGGGTTTCGAATGTGCCCGGCGCCTGGCCGCGGCCGGAGCCAGAGTTGTCATTGCCGATCTTAATCGGGAAGCCGGCGAACAGGCGGTGGCACAGTTGCATCACCAGGGGGCGCAAGCACTCGCACTTGTTTGCGACGTCGCCAATGCTGAAGCGGTGAACGCCATGGTGACGGAAACTGTGGCCGCCTGGGGCGGTATCGATGTGTTGATCAACAACGCTGGTGTGCATTGCTCCGAGAATTTTCTTGATACCAGTGAACAGGAGATCGATCGCCTCTACAGGATCAACGTCAAAGGCACCTTTCTGCCCAGCCAGCACGTCGCCCGTCATATGGTGCAGACGGGGCGGCGTGGCCGCATAGTCAATATTTCCTCGATTCAAGCTGTCCTTGCCACCTTTCACACAGCTTATGGCATGAGCAAGGCAGCAGTGGGCGGATTGACTCGCTCCATGGCGATATCTCTCGCACCACACGGAATCCGTGTGAATGCCGTGGGCGCCGGGCCGATGAGGACACCGATGATGGCGGCAGGCCTTGCGGCCAACCCCGCTTTGGAGCAGGTAATGCTCAATCGGACGCCACTAGGCCGCTTCGCTGATCCCAGCGAGATGGCCAGTGTCGCTTGTTTTCTTGCGAGCGATGATGCGAGTTTCATGACTGGGCAGACTGTCTATGTCGACGGCGGTCGGCTCGCCCAAAACTTCGCAGTTCCCGTATCGCAACCCACTCACGAGTCACACTGA
- a CDS encoding acyl-CoA dehydrogenase family protein, with translation MDLRYTDEELAFRDEVRNFFKTALPADIRRKCELGQRISKEEMKRWVRILHEKGWATPAWAKEWGGTGWNAVKQYIFREEMHMSPVPEPVSFNVNMIGPVLIAFGTDDQKKHFLPRIATHDYWFCQGFSEPGAGSDLASLRTTAVRDGDHYIINGQKLWTSQAHHADWCFCLVRTDPAAKKQQGISYLLIDMKSPGITVRPIITLDGNHETNEMFLDNVRVPVANRVGEENKGWDYAKFLLGHERSGIARVGVSKYRVRRAKELAAKVMLGDKTLVEDPAFRERVAAIEVELKALEMTQMRVISESMKAASDKPDPKTSILKIKGSELQQAAAELLMEVAGYDAFEYDRDFLRGIKSETEAEHDWALATAPNAYFARHVSIVGGSNEIQHNIVAKAILGL, from the coding sequence ATGGATCTGCGCTATACAGACGAAGAACTGGCCTTCCGCGACGAAGTCCGGAACTTCTTTAAAACCGCGCTTCCTGCGGACATCCGCCGCAAGTGCGAGCTCGGACAAAGAATTTCCAAAGAGGAAATGAAGCGCTGGGTGCGCATCCTCCACGAAAAAGGTTGGGCGACGCCGGCTTGGGCCAAGGAATGGGGCGGCACGGGCTGGAATGCCGTCAAGCAGTACATATTCAGGGAAGAGATGCACATGTCTCCTGTACCGGAGCCGGTCTCTTTCAACGTCAACATGATCGGCCCGGTACTGATCGCCTTCGGCACGGACGACCAGAAAAAGCATTTCCTCCCGAGGATTGCCACGCACGACTACTGGTTCTGCCAGGGCTTCTCCGAGCCCGGAGCCGGCTCCGACCTGGCATCCCTGCGCACCACGGCAGTCCGCGACGGCGATCATTACATCATCAACGGCCAGAAGCTGTGGACCTCGCAGGCCCACCACGCCGACTGGTGCTTCTGTTTGGTGCGCACCGACCCCGCAGCGAAGAAGCAGCAGGGCATCAGCTACTTGCTGATCGACATGAAATCGCCGGGCATCACCGTGCGCCCGATCATCACCCTCGATGGCAACCACGAGACCAACGAGATGTTCCTCGACAACGTCCGCGTACCGGTGGCCAACCGCGTAGGGGAGGAAAACAAGGGGTGGGATTATGCCAAGTTCCTGCTCGGCCACGAACGCAGCGGCATCGCGCGCGTCGGTGTGTCCAAGTACCGTGTCCGCCGGGCGAAAGAGCTCGCTGCCAAAGTGATGCTGGGCGACAAGACACTGGTCGAGGATCCCGCCTTCCGAGAGCGCGTCGCCGCAATCGAGGTCGAACTGAAGGCTCTGGAAATGACCCAAATGCGCGTCATCTCGGAGAGCATGAAGGCCGCGAGCGACAAGCCCGACCCCAAGACCTCAATCCTCAAGATCAAGGGATCGGAGTTGCAGCAGGCCGCAGCCGAGTTGCTGATGGAAGTGGCGGGCTACGACGCGTTCGAATACGACAGGGACTTCCTGCGTGGCATCAAGAGCGAAACCGAAGCCGAACACGACTGGGCACTGGCGACAGCGCCCAACGCCTACTTCGCCCGCCACGTCTCCATCGTCGGCGGCTCCAACGAGATCCAGCACAACATCGTGGCCAAGGCCATTCTCGGATTGTAA